In one Zobellia galactanivorans genomic region, the following are encoded:
- a CDS encoding RNA polymerase sigma-70 factor, with protein MRIENMTEEAMLAGLVAGQEKVFDYIFRKYYKNLCIRANAYVQDLDKAQSLVQDCFVKLWTKREEAGSITNLSSYLSFMVRNRCIDYIRKTESLRILHDNVKYESVEIEFEDILTSTSFEDNLRHLIAQLPKRSRLAFEYSRFENLTYKEIAEKMDISNKAVEALIARALRMLRKDLKPYLSTLVLPLLFLSLY; from the coding sequence ATGAGGATTGAGAATATGACCGAAGAGGCTATGTTGGCGGGGCTTGTAGCTGGCCAAGAAAAGGTTTTTGATTATATTTTTAGAAAATATTACAAAAATTTGTGCATCAGGGCCAATGCGTACGTTCAGGATTTGGATAAGGCGCAAAGTCTTGTTCAGGACTGTTTTGTCAAGCTATGGACAAAAAGGGAAGAGGCGGGCTCTATCACCAATCTATCTTCTTATTTATCTTTTATGGTGCGGAACAGGTGTATCGATTACATCCGGAAAACAGAATCCTTGCGTATTCTTCATGATAACGTAAAATACGAATCGGTAGAAATTGAGTTTGAAGATATTTTGACGTCTACCTCTTTTGAAGATAACTTAAGGCATTTAATAGCCCAGCTTCCTAAAAGAAGCAGGCTTGCTTTTGAATATAGCAGGTTCGAAAATCTGACCTATAAGGAAATTGCGGAAAAAATGGATATTTCGAACAAGGCGGTCGAAGCTCTGATCGCAAGGGCCCTGAGGATGCTAAGAAAAGACTTAAAGCCCTATTTGAGTACCCTCGTGCTTCCTTTGTTGTTCCTGTCGCTTTATTGA
- a CDS encoding sulfatase, with protein sequence MHLHKLFYRNLWVLLTVLGPTVFAQTDKQPNIVFILVDDLGWMDIAANGSTFYETPNIDQLAKEGIRFTKAYAASPICSPTRASILTGKNPARIDLTQWIGGPGNPDYLRNLPLEEVLFPELLQDAGYKTAFMGKWHLNNVAGEEKFWPDKQGFDVNVAGHFRGGLYIKNKYFSPWNIPNLENGPEGEYMTDRLAKEAIDFIDENSKAPFLLYFSLYSVHAPFDAPADRVEKYEKKKKALALTDKERFAEEKNAQKPFKYRIKQDHPTYAAMVESMDMAVGKILGKLQEKGIADNTVVIFFSDNGGLSTSEGIPTANTPLRAGKGWLYEGGIREPAIIRWPGTIKPGTVSDAVITSMDFYPTILEMTGQALRPDLHVDGKSLVPLLKGESHKLHEATYYHYPHRSNQKGSPSSAIIDGDYKLIVFLNENRFELYNLKSDIGETHNLASELPELTQHMYKKLYQWWDEVDAKFPKEFVKKAPKS encoded by the coding sequence ATGCATTTACACAAGCTTTTTTACAGAAATCTATGGGTACTCTTAACGGTTCTCGGGCCTACAGTCTTCGCCCAAACCGACAAGCAACCAAACATTGTTTTTATTTTGGTCGATGACCTAGGTTGGATGGATATCGCTGCCAATGGAAGTACGTTTTACGAAACACCAAATATTGATCAATTGGCCAAGGAAGGCATTCGTTTTACGAAGGCCTATGCCGCTTCCCCCATATGTTCCCCCACCAGGGCTTCTATACTTACAGGGAAAAACCCGGCGCGTATCGACCTCACGCAATGGATTGGAGGCCCGGGCAACCCCGATTACCTAAGAAACCTTCCCCTTGAGGAGGTCCTATTTCCCGAACTGCTCCAAGACGCGGGTTACAAAACCGCCTTTATGGGCAAATGGCACCTGAACAATGTGGCAGGGGAGGAAAAATTCTGGCCCGACAAACAAGGCTTCGATGTAAACGTGGCCGGGCATTTTAGAGGAGGATTATATATAAAGAACAAATACTTCTCCCCGTGGAACATCCCCAATTTAGAGAACGGTCCCGAAGGCGAATATATGACGGACCGCTTGGCAAAAGAAGCCATTGATTTTATTGACGAAAATTCCAAAGCCCCCTTCCTGCTCTATTTCTCCCTTTACTCCGTACATGCCCCGTTTGATGCCCCTGCGGACCGAGTTGAAAAATATGAAAAGAAAAAAAAGGCCCTAGCCCTTACCGATAAAGAACGCTTTGCCGAAGAAAAAAATGCCCAAAAACCTTTTAAGTACCGCATAAAACAAGACCATCCTACCTATGCCGCTATGGTGGAATCTATGGACATGGCCGTCGGAAAAATACTGGGTAAGCTTCAAGAGAAGGGCATTGCAGACAACACCGTGGTCATCTTTTTTTCCGACAATGGCGGATTATCGACTTCAGAAGGAATCCCTACCGCGAACACCCCGTTAAGGGCCGGCAAAGGATGGCTGTATGAAGGAGGGATAAGGGAACCTGCCATCATCAGATGGCCCGGCACCATCAAACCCGGCACCGTATCCGATGCTGTCATTACCAGTATGGATTTTTACCCTACCATTCTAGAGATGACCGGACAGGCCCTACGGCCCGACTTACATGTAGACGGAAAAAGCTTGGTGCCATTGCTTAAAGGTGAATCGCATAAACTACATGAAGCCACCTACTACCATTACCCCCACCGTTCCAACCAAAAAGGAAGTCCCAGTAGTGCCATAATAGACGGTGATTACAAATTGATCGTGTTTCTAAACGAGAATCGGTTTGAACTGTACAACCTAAAATCCGACATTGGCGAAACACACAATTTGGCTTCGGAATTACCCGAACTTACACAGCATATGTACAAGAAGCTTTACCAATGGTGGGATGAAGTAGATGCTAAATTCCCCAAAGAATTTGTAAAAAAAGCACCAAAAAGCTAA
- a CDS encoding SGNH/GDSL hydrolase family protein yields the protein MKFTRILFMLLFVLPISYGNAQNEEVIKVACIGNSITFGHGIKDRIKNAYPAQLNRMLGEGYEVRNFGVSGRTLLSKGNSPYIKTEAYTKALDYQPDIVIIKLGTNDSKDFNWIYKADFESDYHNLIESFQNLKSKPSIYLCLAAPVYKKGKKISAEIVTNEVNPKIRGIAKKHRLNLIDLYTPLLDKGDFFPDAIHPNGKGAGEMAKIVYESLTGTPGVLVDQTFPGKKSNWKGFSKYDFEFDGKKAFIVEPTKPLYGKPWVWRARFPGWHTEMDSILLSEGFHIAYLNTNSQFGSPRAVKSWDRFYKYLTKAHDFSDKLALEGVSRGGLFIYNWAKKYPERVSCIYAEAPVLDFTSWPGGFGSGIGSAKDWRILKKEYGFASDAEAKKYTDMPMHGLEKLATAKVPVLHMISLTDSVVPPTENTLPLINKYIALGGIATVVTCTEGKQTLHGHHFPIETPRLGADFIKYYTKKETGPISSSAYHKLRNGLQNSTIKFQHGKKGRVAFLGGSITHNGGWRDSVSNYIQKRFPDTEFEFIEAGLPSTGSTPAAFRMKDDLFKGGPIDLLFEEAAVNDATNGRTDQEQIRAMEGIVRHARYVNPATDIVIMHFVDPGKMKTYRQGKIPAVIQNHEKVAAHYKLPTINLAKEVTDRIDAGEFTWKGDFKNLHPSPFGQGIYANSMISFLEEAWVRPVAEDDKIKSYALPAPLDHFSYDKGELVDIKEAKYNGDWKIIENWEPTDGKATRENFTKVPMLIGEKANDGKLNFNFTGNTVGIAVVAGPDAGIIAYRIDKGKWVELDLLTNWSRSLHLPWFFTLATDLENKKHTLQIKIAQQEDPKRAGNSCRIRYFYTNN from the coding sequence ATGAAGTTTACCAGAATATTATTTATGCTGTTGTTCGTATTGCCTATCTCTTATGGTAATGCACAAAATGAAGAAGTGATAAAAGTGGCCTGTATCGGTAACAGCATCACCTTTGGCCATGGTATCAAAGACCGAATAAAAAATGCCTACCCGGCCCAATTGAACCGTATGCTCGGTGAAGGCTATGAAGTCCGTAATTTTGGGGTAAGCGGCCGTACACTACTTTCCAAGGGCAATTCCCCTTACATTAAAACCGAGGCCTATACCAAGGCCTTAGACTACCAACCGGATATTGTCATCATTAAACTGGGTACGAATGACAGCAAAGACTTTAACTGGATTTACAAAGCGGATTTCGAAAGCGATTACCACAACCTTATCGAAAGTTTTCAAAATTTAAAATCAAAACCAAGCATTTACCTATGCTTGGCTGCTCCGGTCTATAAAAAAGGAAAGAAAATTAGTGCGGAAATCGTTACGAACGAGGTCAACCCTAAAATAAGGGGCATTGCAAAAAAACATCGGTTAAACCTCATAGACCTTTACACGCCTTTACTAGATAAGGGTGATTTCTTTCCTGACGCCATACATCCCAACGGAAAGGGAGCCGGTGAGATGGCCAAAATCGTTTATGAATCCCTTACAGGTACCCCGGGTGTTTTGGTAGACCAAACATTCCCTGGTAAAAAATCCAACTGGAAGGGTTTTAGCAAATACGATTTTGAATTTGACGGCAAGAAGGCTTTCATCGTTGAACCTACCAAACCGCTTTACGGAAAACCATGGGTCTGGCGTGCACGATTTCCAGGCTGGCACACAGAAATGGATAGCATTTTACTTTCCGAAGGTTTTCATATCGCCTATTTGAATACCAACTCACAATTTGGAAGTCCAAGGGCCGTAAAGTCCTGGGACCGGTTTTACAAGTATTTGACCAAGGCTCACGATTTTAGCGACAAGCTAGCATTGGAAGGTGTGAGTCGCGGTGGCTTGTTCATTTACAATTGGGCCAAAAAATACCCTGAGCGTGTCAGCTGTATCTATGCCGAGGCGCCTGTACTGGATTTTACCAGCTGGCCTGGGGGATTTGGCTCCGGTATTGGCTCTGCAAAAGATTGGAGAATCCTTAAGAAGGAATATGGCTTTGCTTCTGATGCCGAGGCCAAAAAATATACAGATATGCCGATGCACGGCCTTGAAAAGTTAGCCACGGCAAAAGTTCCCGTGCTACATATGATAAGTTTGACTGATTCCGTAGTCCCCCCTACCGAAAACACGCTTCCCTTGATCAACAAATACATAGCGCTTGGTGGCATTGCTACCGTAGTGACCTGTACGGAAGGGAAGCAAACCCTCCATGGGCATCACTTCCCCATAGAAACCCCGAGATTGGGAGCCGATTTTATCAAGTACTACACCAAAAAAGAAACCGGCCCCATATCTTCCTCGGCGTACCACAAGCTTAGGAACGGACTGCAAAACAGCACCATAAAATTCCAACACGGGAAAAAAGGAAGGGTAGCTTTCTTGGGCGGATCCATAACGCATAACGGAGGATGGCGAGATAGTGTTTCCAACTATATTCAAAAAAGGTTCCCCGATACGGAATTTGAATTTATCGAAGCCGGGCTTCCTTCAACAGGTTCCACTCCCGCAGCTTTTCGTATGAAAGACGACTTGTTCAAAGGTGGCCCCATAGACCTCTTATTTGAAGAAGCTGCCGTAAACGATGCTACAAACGGAAGAACCGACCAAGAGCAAATTAGGGCCATGGAAGGCATTGTTAGGCATGCCCGTTACGTAAATCCCGCTACGGATATTGTTATTATGCATTTTGTAGACCCCGGTAAGATGAAGACCTATAGGCAAGGTAAAATCCCTGCCGTCATTCAAAACCATGAGAAGGTAGCCGCCCATTATAAGCTACCTACGATCAACCTGGCCAAGGAAGTAACCGATCGTATCGACGCGGGGGAATTTACATGGAAAGGCGACTTTAAAAACCTACACCCATCGCCGTTCGGGCAGGGGATTTATGCGAATTCCATGATTTCTTTTTTGGAGGAAGCATGGGTCCGACCTGTCGCCGAAGACGACAAAATAAAAAGCTACGCCCTACCCGCCCCTCTAGACCACTTCAGCTACGACAAAGGGGAACTGGTAGATATTAAGGAAGCTAAATACAATGGGGATTGGAAAATTATAGAAAACTGGGAGCCTACCGATGGGAAGGCTACTAGGGAGAATTTCACCAAGGTACCAATGTTAATCGGAGAAAAGGCCAATGATGGCAAGCTAAACTTCAATTTTACCGGAAATACCGTTGGCATAGCGGTAGTCGCAGGTCCCGATGCAGGAATCATAGCATATAGAATAGACAAGGGAAAGTGGGTCGAACTAGACCTTCTGACCAATTGGAGCAGGAGCCTTCACTTGCCATGGTTCTTTACATTGGCAACGGACCTAGAGAACAAAAAGCATACCCTTCAAATAAAGATTGCCCAACAGGAA
- a CDS encoding arylsulfatase encodes MLRSKSLILVGTWLICQAGFVMGCADAKGSTVKGDPLTKAPNVILIYADDLGRGLLSVEGQKIIKTPNIDRIANEGIRFENAYGAMFCAPARASLITGYHDAHGDKWNISSGGAYMNISKKTMTQQQIESKINEQLGEVPEDEVFLPQVFKEAGYVTGEVGKLEWGFSATDAQMKRHGWDYYYGYLDHVRCHGFYPPFLFENGSLVEIEGNTFVNCGRSTEKETEKAYEERWNMEGKTTYSQNLFIEKILKFIRDNKEKPFFLYHPTQLPHGPVSIPEVHEEFKNDDRLTQIEKEYASMVKMLDDHVGLIMKELKDLGIDDNTMVIFTSDNGHEIYYTKEGRILKPVRNMETGAFFDDITTKFYSDIGGDVFDGNDGMAGVKRSNWEGGVRVPLMARWPGKIKAGSTSTVLASNYDFMATMADLVNFPLPENKDGVSYLSELLSEKGEVHDYLVYASFMGPAIVSKDGWKLRYFAKEDIFQLYYLPDDYRESHNVIADNELKAEELKQILIAECNGDLRNGWFKIREDVLPSIRK; translated from the coding sequence ATGCTAAGAAGTAAATCGTTGATTTTGGTAGGGACTTGGCTGATATGTCAAGCGGGTTTTGTCATGGGCTGTGCCGATGCAAAAGGCTCGACGGTAAAAGGGGATCCCCTTACTAAAGCGCCCAATGTTATTTTGATTTATGCGGACGACCTGGGAAGAGGCTTACTTTCTGTAGAAGGCCAAAAAATCATCAAAACACCGAACATTGATAGAATAGCCAATGAAGGTATTCGGTTTGAGAATGCCTATGGCGCTATGTTCTGCGCCCCTGCAAGGGCCAGTTTGATTACCGGCTATCATGATGCACATGGGGATAAATGGAATATTAGCTCCGGTGGCGCCTATATGAACATCTCTAAAAAGACAATGACCCAGCAGCAAATAGAGTCGAAAATCAATGAACAGTTAGGTGAAGTTCCCGAAGATGAGGTTTTTCTTCCGCAAGTTTTTAAGGAAGCTGGGTATGTAACCGGCGAAGTAGGAAAGCTGGAATGGGGGTTTTCTGCTACGGATGCACAAATGAAGCGTCATGGTTGGGATTATTATTATGGTTATTTAGACCATGTTCGTTGTCACGGGTTTTACCCGCCCTTTCTCTTTGAAAATGGCAGCTTGGTAGAAATCGAAGGGAATACTTTTGTCAATTGTGGTAGGTCTACAGAGAAGGAAACGGAAAAAGCGTATGAGGAACGGTGGAATATGGAAGGGAAAACCACCTATTCCCAAAACCTTTTTATAGAGAAGATTTTAAAATTTATTCGCGATAATAAAGAGAAGCCATTTTTCCTTTATCATCCAACACAATTGCCTCACGGGCCGGTATCCATTCCTGAAGTCCATGAAGAATTCAAGAATGATGATAGGCTTACCCAGATAGAGAAGGAGTATGCCTCTATGGTAAAAATGCTTGACGACCATGTGGGTTTGATCATGAAGGAATTGAAGGATTTGGGCATAGATGATAATACCATGGTGATTTTTACTTCCGATAACGGACATGAAATCTACTATACCAAAGAAGGTAGAATTCTTAAGCCGGTGAGAAACATGGAAACCGGAGCGTTTTTCGACGATATCACTACCAAGTTTTATAGTGATATAGGTGGGGATGTGTTCGATGGCAACGATGGTATGGCCGGTGTAAAACGAAGTAACTGGGAAGGTGGGGTCCGTGTTCCTTTAATGGCCAGATGGCCGGGAAAAATCAAAGCGGGTAGTACCTCTACGGTCTTGGCGTCAAATTATGATTTTATGGCTACAATGGCAGATTTGGTCAATTTTCCCCTGCCGGAAAATAAAGATGGGGTCTCATATCTTTCTGAACTCTTGTCCGAAAAAGGGGAGGTTCACGACTATCTTGTGTACGCTTCCTTTATGGGACCGGCCATAGTAAGCAAGGATGGGTGGAAACTGAGGTATTTTGCTAAGGAGGATATTTTTCAACTGTATTACTTGCCCGACGATTACAGAGAATCCCATAATGTGATTGCGGACAATGAACTGAAAGCCGAAGAGTTAAAACAAATTTTGATTGCCGAGTGTAATGGTGATTTAAGGAACGGTTGGTTTAAGATTAGGGAGGATGTATTGCCTTCTATCAGAAAATAA
- a CDS encoding FecR family protein, with protein sequence MKNKEILKIISKSFDKKLTASEQEVLNHWLSSSDDNKAKYEGYRYLWEQAETLVSHDDIDVEAALLKTKAQIGDFKKKRFLQPAFVKIAASVALLLSIGLGSGYLLSDYGFGKENTITGFQQVEAMHGTNTKLLLDDGTSVWLNSGSTLRFPVSFGNEDERRVVLTGEAFFDVEKNMDKPFIVQTSDVDVRVHGTSFNVSAYTEDKSITVALVEGKVTLEKEQEGEVRQLAELKPDQVVMLDKESRSIVPVTDMKMKQFTGWKDGLVVFYGDSITTVAQRLGKWYNVEVDVEKALGDYRFTATIQNESLEQVLDLLSMSSPMTYKIIPAKLNEDKTFSQRKVILTTKKRR encoded by the coding sequence GTGAAGAACAAAGAGATTTTAAAAATAATAAGCAAGTCGTTTGACAAGAAGCTTACGGCATCGGAGCAGGAGGTGCTAAACCATTGGCTGTCTAGCTCCGATGATAACAAGGCAAAGTATGAGGGATATCGCTATTTATGGGAGCAAGCGGAAACACTTGTGTCTCATGATGATATCGATGTAGAGGCCGCTCTTTTGAAGACCAAGGCTCAAATTGGCGATTTTAAGAAGAAAAGATTTTTGCAACCGGCCTTTGTCAAAATTGCGGCGAGTGTAGCGCTTTTACTGTCCATAGGCCTAGGGTCGGGTTATTTGTTATCTGACTACGGTTTTGGTAAGGAAAATACCATTACGGGTTTTCAGCAGGTAGAGGCCATGCACGGAACCAATACCAAGTTGCTTCTCGATGATGGCACCAGTGTTTGGCTCAACTCGGGCAGTACATTGCGTTTCCCGGTTTCATTCGGAAATGAGGATGAAAGAAGGGTAGTATTGACCGGTGAAGCATTTTTTGATGTCGAAAAAAACATGGATAAACCATTTATTGTCCAAACATCGGACGTAGATGTTCGGGTCCACGGCACTTCCTTCAATGTGTCGGCCTATACCGAAGATAAATCGATAACGGTTGCTTTGGTGGAAGGGAAGGTGACATTGGAAAAAGAACAAGAAGGAGAGGTCAGACAACTGGCGGAACTGAAACCGGATCAAGTGGTAATGCTTGACAAAGAGAGCCGGTCGATTGTGCCTGTAACCGATATGAAGATGAAGCAGTTTACAGGTTGGAAAGACGGCTTGGTGGTCTTCTATGGCGATTCAATAACCACGGTAGCCCAACGATTAGGGAAATGGTACAACGTAGAAGTTGATGTGGAAAAGGCATTGGGCGATTATAGGTTTACCGCTACCATCCAAAATGAATCTCTAGAGCAAGTACTGGACTTGTTGAGTATGTCGTCCCCCATGACCTATAAAATTATACCGGCCAAATTAAACGAAGACAAGACTTTTAGTCAACGAAAGGTGATATTGACTACCAAAAAAAGACGATAA
- a CDS encoding sulfatase has protein sequence MNGIKNLLLLVLAISLYNCGGTDKPQPKKESTRPNILFIPVDDLRPELGSYGNDFVKTPNIDRIAQQGVVFMRAYCQQAVCNPSRASLLTGLRPDSIRVWDLSTKLRNNVPDVVTLPQYFKQNGYITVGLGKTFHNDIQDSVSWTERPHLEGFPFDPDAVYASKRNTDIQEEKKQKLIAQGKIRLDPLGHWYLKANSTENADVPDDAYYDGAQTTYAVDKLEVLAAQEKPFFLSVGYYKPHLPFNAPKKYWDMYHRDSIPLAENQSLPKGSPDFAVHGDQELRYYDDNHDLPRPNEAPWNEDRQREVKHGYYASVSYIDAQIGRLYDKLEKLNLLDNTIIVLWGDHGWKLGEHNGWGKMSNYEIDAHVPMIISGAKVKAKGSKTNALTELVDIYPSLCEMSGLPVPAHLQGKSFVPLLADPSIKWKAAAYSQFLLGRFGPAETRQEERMGYSVKTDRYRYTEWYTWNKNQKQKGDYISSELFDHENDPGENYNIAQEPSNSQLIKQLASNLHKNF, from the coding sequence ATGAATGGCATTAAAAATTTGCTTCTACTCGTACTCGCAATTTCCTTATACAATTGCGGGGGAACCGATAAACCGCAACCCAAAAAGGAATCTACCCGGCCCAATATCCTTTTTATTCCGGTGGACGACCTTCGCCCCGAACTTGGCAGCTATGGCAACGACTTTGTCAAAACCCCGAACATAGACCGGATCGCACAACAAGGCGTTGTCTTTATGAGGGCCTATTGCCAACAAGCGGTCTGCAACCCCTCTAGGGCCAGTTTACTTACCGGCTTAAGACCTGATTCCATTCGAGTCTGGGACCTATCCACAAAACTCCGCAACAATGTTCCGGACGTGGTAACGTTGCCCCAGTACTTTAAACAAAATGGCTATATAACCGTTGGCCTGGGCAAAACCTTTCACAATGACATACAAGATTCCGTTTCTTGGACGGAAAGACCTCATTTAGAAGGCTTTCCCTTTGACCCCGATGCGGTTTACGCTTCAAAACGAAACACGGATATACAGGAAGAAAAAAAGCAAAAATTAATCGCCCAGGGAAAAATTAGGCTAGACCCATTGGGCCATTGGTACCTAAAAGCAAATTCCACCGAAAACGCAGATGTCCCCGATGACGCTTACTACGATGGCGCCCAAACCACGTATGCCGTCGATAAATTAGAGGTGCTTGCGGCTCAAGAAAAGCCGTTTTTTCTTTCCGTAGGATATTACAAACCACACCTTCCTTTTAATGCCCCAAAAAAGTACTGGGACATGTACCATAGAGATTCAATTCCCCTGGCCGAAAATCAATCCCTACCAAAAGGAAGTCCCGATTTTGCCGTGCATGGTGATCAAGAATTGCGGTACTACGATGACAACCACGACCTGCCCCGCCCGAACGAAGCACCGTGGAACGAAGACCGCCAGCGTGAGGTAAAACACGGGTATTACGCCAGTGTATCTTATATAGACGCACAAATTGGCAGGTTGTATGATAAACTGGAAAAACTAAACCTTCTAGACAACACCATCATCGTACTTTGGGGCGACCACGGATGGAAACTAGGAGAGCATAATGGATGGGGGAAAATGTCAAATTATGAAATTGACGCCCACGTTCCCATGATCATAAGCGGCGCCAAGGTAAAAGCCAAAGGCAGCAAAACCAATGCCCTTACAGAGCTGGTCGACATCTACCCCAGCCTCTGTGAAATGAGCGGACTTCCGGTCCCTGCACATCTGCAAGGCAAGAGTTTTGTTCCCTTACTTGCCGACCCCAGTATCAAATGGAAAGCCGCCGCATACAGCCAGTTTTTACTTGGAAGGTTCGGCCCCGCGGAAACCCGACAAGAAGAACGTATGGGCTACTCCGTTAAAACGGACCGGTACCGGTACACCGAATGGTACACATGGAATAAGAATCAAAAGCAAAAAGGAGATTATATCAGTAGTGAGCTCTTTGACCATGAAAACGACCCGGGTGAGAACTACAATATTGCACAAGAACCGAGCAACTCGCAACTCATAAAGCAACTCGCCAGTAATCTTCACAAAAACTTTTAA